From the Anguilla anguilla isolate fAngAng1 chromosome 8, fAngAng1.pri, whole genome shotgun sequence genome, one window contains:
- the LOC118233971 gene encoding NXPE family member 2-like isoform X2, which translates to MKYPLSPQVLLDPVYPTNTELEHEPTENPFREMSVDDIMRSVWDDLPADGNFSSIESSSSGQHSVVNLEQPGAQYCVGDSLIVLVNMKDHRGNPKVHGGDFILARIHSPNLQASASGEVTDLLNGSYRVRFRLFWPGDVLVSVLLMHSSEAVGILRRISAHNYDKIIYTGTFYSGNKTEQSQCGIRLKADRPLCEYRKKEDAEYYACVRPKTLSCSTLRTMRSRNGPISNMARDERLLLSRKNIGIEMRNSFGPVKVISCPAGTHRPTEKCVAGFGMTSPSPSGYFFRNRWSSTSCQTGNFFSADAISRCLKGRNLKLMGDSTVRQWQETLIKTLKGLKYVNPYDTHYYALVVDPQRNITVQWKMHGHPFVTGYNVVKDAVGYIFREVDRVAVDDVVVIGVGQHFRPFPLEIFVQRLINMRKAILRLHKRSPQTLVIIKLENTRELDSDMTHLSDWFGYVQNLAQRKVFRDLKVVLVDAWDMTTAANTFAIHPNSMIVSNEIALALSHLCHDA; encoded by the exons ATGAAATACCCTCTGTCCCCCCAGGTGCTATTGGATCCTGTGTACCCCACCAACACAGAGCTGGAACAT GAGCCAACCGAAAATCCATTCAGAGAGATGTCTGTGGATGACATAATGCGTTCGGTATGGGACGATCTCCCAGCAGACGGCAACTTCAGCTCTATTGAAAGCTCTTCCAGTGGCCAGCACAGTGTGGTCAACTTGGAGCAGCCCGGAGCCCAGTACTGTGTGGGGGACAGCTTAATCGTGCTGGTGAACATGAAGGACCACAGGGGGAACCCAAAGGTGCATGGAGGCGACTTCATCCTGGCCCGAATCCACTCTCCCAATCTCCAGGCTTCTGCATCAGGAGAAGTTACTGACCTGCTCAATGGCTCCTACCGGGTGCGTTTCCGCCTGTTCTGGCCTGGAGACGTACTGGTGTCTGTGCTTCTCATGCACTCCTCTGAGGCAGTCGGGATCCTCAGGAGAATCAGTGCGCACAACTACGATAAGATCATATACACCGGAACCTTCTACAGTGGGAACAAAACTGAGCAATCTCAGTGCGGCATCCGGCTGAAAGCAGACAGGCCTCTCTGCGAGTACAGGAAGAAGGAAGACGCGGAGTACTACGCCTGTGTCCGACCCAAAACCCTTTCCTGCAGCACCCTGAGGACCATGCGGTCCAGAAATGGCCCAATTTCTAACATGGCCAGGGATGAGCGTTTGCTCCTGAGCAG GAAAAACATTGGAATAGAAATGAGAAACAGCTTTGGTCCTGTGAAAGTCATCAGTTGTCCCG CAGGGACCCACAGACCGACTGAAAAGTGTGTGGCAGGGTTTGGAATGACGTCCCCTTCACCGAGTGGCTACTTCTTTAGAAACAGATGGTCTTCCACCTCTTGCCAGACGGGAAACTTCTTCAGTGCGGACGCCATCAGCAGATGTCTGAAGGGAAGGAACCTGAAACTCATGGGAGACTCCACTGTGCGCCAGTGGCAAGAGACGCTCATAAAAACGCTGAAAG GGCTGAAATATGTAAATCCGTATGATACTCATTACTATGCCCTGGTTGTGGACCCACAAAGGAACATCACTGTCCAGTGGAAGATGCACGGACATCCTTTCGTCACTGGCTACAACGTGGTCAAAGATGCCGTGGGGTACATTTTCAGAGAAGTAGACAGAGTAGCGGTTGACGACGTAGTGGTCATTGGAGTGGGACAGCATTTTAGGCCCTTCCCCCTGGAGATCTTCGTCCAGAGGCTGATCAACATGCGCAAGGCCATCCTGAGGCTCCACAAACGCAGCCCCCAGACCCTCGTCATCATCAAGCTGGAGAACACCAGGGAGTTGGACTCAGATATGACCCACCTGAGTGACTGGTTTGGCTACGTTCAGAACCTGGCTCAGAGAAAGGTGTTCAGGGACCTGAAGGTGGTGCTGGTAGACGCCTGGGACATGACAACAGCCGCCAACACCTTCGCCATCCACCCTAACAGCATGATTGTTTCCAATGAGATAGCCTTGGCTCTGTCACACCTCTGTCATGATGCATAG
- the LOC118233971 gene encoding NXPE family member 4-like isoform X1 produces the protein MSTEPVELPPLPGRCRSNLLIKTLLLIFIFDISFSVYFSGTWPTFIVLLDPVYPTNTELEHEPTENPFREMSVDDIMRSVWDDLPADGNFSSIESSSSGQHSVVNLEQPGAQYCVGDSLIVLVNMKDHRGNPKVHGGDFILARIHSPNLQASASGEVTDLLNGSYRVRFRLFWPGDVLVSVLLMHSSEAVGILRRISAHNYDKIIYTGTFYSGNKTEQSQCGIRLKADRPLCEYRKKEDAEYYACVRPKTLSCSTLRTMRSRNGPISNMARDERLLLSRKNIGIEMRNSFGPVKVISCPAGTHRPTEKCVAGFGMTSPSPSGYFFRNRWSSTSCQTGNFFSADAISRCLKGRNLKLMGDSTVRQWQETLIKTLKGLKYVNPYDTHYYALVVDPQRNITVQWKMHGHPFVTGYNVVKDAVGYIFREVDRVAVDDVVVIGVGQHFRPFPLEIFVQRLINMRKAILRLHKRSPQTLVIIKLENTRELDSDMTHLSDWFGYVQNLAQRKVFRDLKVVLVDAWDMTTAANTFAIHPNSMIVSNEIALALSHLCHDA, from the exons ATG AGTACTGAACCAGTAGAACTTCCTCCACTGCCTGGAAGATGCAGAAGCAACTTGCTGATCAAGACActacttttaatttttatttttgatatttctttttctgtttatttttctggaaCCTGGCCAACCTTCATC GTGCTATTGGATCCTGTGTACCCCACCAACACAGAGCTGGAACAT GAGCCAACCGAAAATCCATTCAGAGAGATGTCTGTGGATGACATAATGCGTTCGGTATGGGACGATCTCCCAGCAGACGGCAACTTCAGCTCTATTGAAAGCTCTTCCAGTGGCCAGCACAGTGTGGTCAACTTGGAGCAGCCCGGAGCCCAGTACTGTGTGGGGGACAGCTTAATCGTGCTGGTGAACATGAAGGACCACAGGGGGAACCCAAAGGTGCATGGAGGCGACTTCATCCTGGCCCGAATCCACTCTCCCAATCTCCAGGCTTCTGCATCAGGAGAAGTTACTGACCTGCTCAATGGCTCCTACCGGGTGCGTTTCCGCCTGTTCTGGCCTGGAGACGTACTGGTGTCTGTGCTTCTCATGCACTCCTCTGAGGCAGTCGGGATCCTCAGGAGAATCAGTGCGCACAACTACGATAAGATCATATACACCGGAACCTTCTACAGTGGGAACAAAACTGAGCAATCTCAGTGCGGCATCCGGCTGAAAGCAGACAGGCCTCTCTGCGAGTACAGGAAGAAGGAAGACGCGGAGTACTACGCCTGTGTCCGACCCAAAACCCTTTCCTGCAGCACCCTGAGGACCATGCGGTCCAGAAATGGCCCAATTTCTAACATGGCCAGGGATGAGCGTTTGCTCCTGAGCAG GAAAAACATTGGAATAGAAATGAGAAACAGCTTTGGTCCTGTGAAAGTCATCAGTTGTCCCG CAGGGACCCACAGACCGACTGAAAAGTGTGTGGCAGGGTTTGGAATGACGTCCCCTTCACCGAGTGGCTACTTCTTTAGAAACAGATGGTCTTCCACCTCTTGCCAGACGGGAAACTTCTTCAGTGCGGACGCCATCAGCAGATGTCTGAAGGGAAGGAACCTGAAACTCATGGGAGACTCCACTGTGCGCCAGTGGCAAGAGACGCTCATAAAAACGCTGAAAG GGCTGAAATATGTAAATCCGTATGATACTCATTACTATGCCCTGGTTGTGGACCCACAAAGGAACATCACTGTCCAGTGGAAGATGCACGGACATCCTTTCGTCACTGGCTACAACGTGGTCAAAGATGCCGTGGGGTACATTTTCAGAGAAGTAGACAGAGTAGCGGTTGACGACGTAGTGGTCATTGGAGTGGGACAGCATTTTAGGCCCTTCCCCCTGGAGATCTTCGTCCAGAGGCTGATCAACATGCGCAAGGCCATCCTGAGGCTCCACAAACGCAGCCCCCAGACCCTCGTCATCATCAAGCTGGAGAACACCAGGGAGTTGGACTCAGATATGACCCACCTGAGTGACTGGTTTGGCTACGTTCAGAACCTGGCTCAGAGAAAGGTGTTCAGGGACCTGAAGGTGGTGCTGGTAGACGCCTGGGACATGACAACAGCCGCCAACACCTTCGCCATCCACCCTAACAGCATGATTGTTTCCAATGAGATAGCCTTGGCTCTGTCACACCTCTGTCATGATGCATAG